The following coding sequences are from one Manis pentadactyla isolate mManPen7 chromosome 13, mManPen7.hap1, whole genome shotgun sequence window:
- the LOC118919990 gene encoding olfactory receptor 14C36-like, producing the protein MTNFTTVTEFLLTGFAEKWEIRLLFFLLFLLMYLATLTGNILIISATTVDQKLHMPMYFFLRNLSILDVCYVSVTVPNACVNYVTDNWAISVAGCATQIFLVIYFAFVEILFLMFMARDRYVAICQPLHYPVIMNHQFCVRMTLFSLLSGLIYAGAHTGNVFRLSFCQSNVVQQFFCDVPSLLSLSCSDTFSNFLLLFVSIIVVGCVSFIFLTVSYFHIFSTILKFPTRERGKAFSTCVPHILVVSVFLSSIAYVYLKPSATSETIQDMILSVFYTIVPPFLNPIIYSLRNKQVKEAVRKLIVFLQESKKFPFQVHPCVAE; encoded by the coding sequence ATGACCAATTTCACCACAGTGACTGAGTTTCTCCTCACGGGCTTTGCTGAGAAGTGGGAGATAAGGCTTCTGTTCTTCCTGCTATTCCTTCTGATGTACCTGGCCACACTCACAGGGAACATTCTTATCATCAGTGCCACCACAGTTGATCAGAAACTTCACAtgcccatgtactttttcctcaggAACCTGTCCATCCTAGACGTGTGCTATGTTTCTGTCACTGTGCCCAATGCCTGTGTCAACTATGTCACTGATAACTGGGCTATCTCAGTGGCTGGCTGTGCAACCCAGATATTCTTGgtcatttattttgcatttgtagAGATTCTGTTTCTCATGTTCATGGCccgtgaccgctatgtggccatctgccagcccCTCCACTACCCTGTCATCATGAACCATCAATTCTGTGTGCGGATGACACTATTTTCCCTGCTTAGTGGTCTTATCTATGCAGGTGCACACACAGGTAATGTATTCCGGCTGTCCTTCTGTCAGTCCAATGTGGTCCAACAGTTCTTCTGTGATGTCCCCTCTCTGCTGAGCCTCTCCTGCTCTGACACCTTCAGCAATTTCCTCttactttttgtttctattattGTAGTTGGTTGTGTTTCCTTTATCTTTCTCACCGTGTCATACTTTCACATATTTTCCACCATACTGAAGTTTCCAACCAGAGAGCGAGGCAAGGCCTTTTCCACGTGTGTCCCTCACATCCTGGTGGTGTCTGTCTTCCTCAGCTCTATTGCCTATGTGTACCTGAAGCCTTCAGCAACTTCTGAAACCATCCAGGACAtgattctttctgtattttacacCATAGTTCCTCCTTTCTTGAATCCTATTATTTACAGTCTTAGAAACAAACAGGTAAAAGAAGCTGTAAGGAAATTAATAGTTTTTCTCCAAGAAAGTAAAAAGTTTCCCTTTCAGGTTCATCCCTGTGTTGCTGAataa